One part of the Deltaproteobacteria bacterium genome encodes these proteins:
- a CDS encoding V-type ATP synthase subunit I, translating to MSIAKMEKVQILTHQDLQEPLVRRIQELEELHITDIRESVTVDEHPDLIGGVEASDDTLEGRLSRIQAALDFLSSLEEKKGFLSGIVSPKVILTPQQYQQIAADYDETRVVSSLRELDRERTELLSEVTKLEGTALQLRPWLSLDSPLEEVTGTEHAALFLGTLPVEALGEMEREASDLEEHMAVEVVDRDRDTAYLLVCAHREVLSGLMELLKRLGFEEVAFPELQGRPRDLYDQALKRIHENRRRIRDIEQTSRSYLKDRQNLQVVYDHLSSQLQRRRVMARFGRTEKVSVIEGWIPRHWLKSFEETLKSEFQEIALTPLEPSGRETPPVVLQNSRTFVRPFEVVTELYGLPNVREYDPSPLLAPFFFVFFGLCITDAAYGVIITLLFLFLMKKFKVTIGRTKLVGLLFFGGISTIIMGAMTGGWFGDLVDYLPSWLSGFRRIREALMLFEPMEQVLVFIGLALVLGFIQISYGLVIRMVRKIREGDLPEAFCGPFPWLILLNGLALFGLSKGGVLPSYWAGLGEWMAILSALAIVLFTDRTSRSWFARIAWGVYGLYGITSYVGDVLSYLRLFALGLATGIIAMVVNLLANMLGGAPYVGWFLFALVFVIGHVFNILINGLGAFVHTLRLQYVEFFPKFFEGGGRPFKPLRREARYTIVTEQNRG from the coding sequence ATGAGTATCGCCAAGATGGAGAAAGTCCAGATCCTGACCCACCAGGACCTCCAGGAGCCACTGGTACGGCGGATCCAGGAGCTCGAGGAACTCCACATTACCGATATCAGAGAAAGCGTGACGGTGGACGAGCATCCTGATCTGATCGGCGGGGTAGAAGCCTCCGACGATACTCTCGAAGGGCGGCTTTCCCGGATACAGGCCGCTCTGGATTTTCTATCGAGTCTCGAGGAGAAGAAGGGATTCCTCTCGGGGATCGTCTCCCCGAAGGTCATTCTCACACCGCAACAGTACCAGCAGATCGCGGCCGACTACGACGAGACACGAGTAGTCTCCAGCCTGCGTGAACTGGACCGGGAGAGGACCGAACTGCTCTCCGAAGTGACCAAACTCGAGGGGACCGCTCTTCAGTTGAGGCCCTGGCTTTCCCTGGACTCCCCCCTCGAGGAAGTTACCGGCACAGAGCATGCCGCCCTGTTTCTTGGTACCCTGCCCGTAGAGGCTCTGGGAGAGATGGAGAGAGAGGCCTCAGACCTTGAAGAGCACATGGCTGTAGAGGTGGTGGATCGGGACAGGGATACGGCCTATCTCCTTGTCTGTGCGCACCGGGAAGTTCTTAGCGGGCTTATGGAGCTTCTCAAGCGGCTCGGCTTTGAAGAGGTCGCATTCCCCGAGCTTCAGGGAAGACCCCGCGACCTGTACGATCAGGCCCTAAAGCGGATCCATGAAAACCGCCGGCGCATCCGCGACATAGAACAGACAAGCCGCTCCTACCTCAAAGATCGCCAGAACCTCCAGGTCGTCTACGATCACCTGAGTTCGCAGCTCCAACGAAGGCGGGTCATGGCGAGATTTGGTCGTACCGAGAAGGTTTCCGTTATTGAGGGCTGGATACCGCGGCACTGGCTGAAATCCTTCGAGGAGACCTTGAAGAGTGAATTCCAGGAGATTGCCCTCACCCCCTTGGAGCCCTCGGGCCGGGAGACCCCCCCTGTGGTTCTCCAAAATTCGAGGACCTTTGTCCGTCCCTTTGAGGTAGTAACCGAGCTGTACGGCCTTCCCAACGTCAGAGAGTACGATCCATCGCCTCTGCTTGCTCCCTTTTTCTTCGTCTTTTTCGGCCTATGCATCACCGATGCGGCATACGGCGTCATCATCACCCTCCTCTTTCTCTTCCTGATGAAGAAGTTCAAGGTCACCATCGGCCGGACCAAACTCGTGGGCCTCCTCTTTTTTGGCGGGATCTCCACTATCATCATGGGAGCCATGACCGGAGGCTGGTTTGGAGATCTGGTCGACTACCTGCCTTCGTGGCTGAGCGGCTTCCGCCGGATCAGAGAGGCACTCATGCTCTTCGAGCCCATGGAACAGGTTCTCGTCTTCATCGGGCTCGCACTCGTCCTAGGCTTCATCCAGATCTCATACGGCCTGGTTATTCGCATGGTACGCAAGATCCGGGAGGGTGACCTGCCGGAGGCCTTCTGTGGGCCTTTTCCCTGGTTGATCCTCTTGAACGGGCTAGCCCTTTTCGGATTGAGCAAGGGGGGTGTGCTCCCCTCATACTGGGCGGGATTGGGCGAGTGGATGGCCATTCTTTCGGCTCTTGCGATTGTTCTCTTTACCGACCGGACAAGTCGAAGCTGGTTTGCCAGGATTGCCTGGGGGGTTTACGGTCTCTATGGAATCACCTCTTACGTGGGCGACGTCCTCTCCTATCTCAGGCTATTTGCTCTCGGTCTCGCCACAGGCATCATTGCCATGGTGGTGAATCTACTGGCGAACATGCTCGGCGGGGCCCCTTATGTCGGCTGGTTTCTCTTTGCCCTGGTCTTTGTCATCGGCCACGTTTTCAACATCCTCATCAACGGTCTGGGTGCTTTCGTGCACACCCTGAGACTCCAATACGTCGAGTTTTTTCCCAAGTTCTTTGAGGGGGGTGGAAGGCCCTTCAAGCCGCTCAGGAGAGAGGCGAGATACACCATCGTCACGGAGCAGAACAGAGGGTGA
- a CDS encoding V-type ATP synthase subunit K, which yields MELFSYAIPVAGAALAVFLAGFGSSIGIGTAGQAADGVLSEDPEKFGSLLILVALPGTQGIYGLLGGFLVIFKLGLLGGTPATLNIVQSWQIFFAALPVGFAGWISGIHQGKVCAAGVAMAAKRPETLMKGVIYGAMVETYAIFGLIATILLLQGIKI from the coding sequence ATGGAACTTTTCAGCTATGCGATTCCCGTTGCCGGAGCAGCTCTCGCTGTTTTTCTCGCAGGTTTCGGTTCATCCATCGGGATTGGCACAGCCGGCCAGGCGGCTGACGGGGTTCTTAGCGAAGATCCGGAGAAATTCGGCTCTCTTTTGATCCTTGTTGCCCTTCCTGGAACTCAGGGAATCTACGGTCTTCTCGGGGGGTTCCTGGTCATATTCAAGCTGGGGCTTCTGGGGGGAACGCCGGCCACACTGAACATCGTTCAAAGCTGGCAGATCTTCTTTGCCGCCCTTCCGGTCGGTTTTGCGGGTTGGATCTCAGGCATCCATCAAGGCAAGGTTTGTGCTGCCGGCGTCGCCATGGCGGCAAAAAGGCCGGAGACCTTGATGAAGGGGGTTATCTACGGAGCCATGGTGGAAACCTACGCCATCTTCGGCCTTATCGCCACGATTCTCCTGCTCCAGGGGATCAAGATCTAG